The following nucleotide sequence is from Azoarcus sp. CIB.
TTGTCGCTGGTGACGATCACCCGATCGGCCCGCTCGCGCACGACCTCGCCCATCAGCGGGCGCTTGCCCGGATCGCGGTCGCCGCCGCAACCGAACACGCACACGAGACGTCCGCCACGCGTCGCGACCGTCGCGCGCACGGACTCGAGCACTTTCGCCAGCGCGTCCGGCGTATGCGCGTAATCGACGACGATCAGCGGCTCGGCCACACCACCCACAAGCTGCATGCGCCCCTGCGGCGGCGTCAGATGCGCGACCGCATGCACGATCTCGTCCAGCGGCAAACCGCGCGCGAGCAGCGCCCCGGCAACCGCGAGCAGGTTGGACACGTTGAACGGCGCCACCATGCGCACGTCCAGTTCGCGCCGCACGCCTTCAAAAGCGATCGCGAAGCGCAACCCCGACGCCGACATCCGGACATCCTGCGCGCTCAGCAGGCGCACACCATGCACGGGCGTCGCCGTGGCGGACTGGGTGTAACCGATCACCGGCAGCCCGGCGCCGGCCAGACGACGCGCCTGATCCAGACCGAAGGCATCGTCCAGATTGACCACCGCGCAGCCCAAGCCGGGCTGGTCGAACAGCCGGGCCTTGGCGGCACCGTAGGCTTCCATCGTGCCGTGATAATCGAGGTGATCGCGGGTCAGGTTCGTGAACACGGCGACGTCGAAAGCGACCGCATTGACGCGCTCCTGGTCGAGGCCGATCGACGACACTTCCATCGTCGCCGCGCTCCCGCCCGCAGACAGGAAGTCGCGCAGGACGCGATGGACTTCGAGCGCATCCGGTGTCGTGTTCAGCGTATCGACAAGCTGCCCGGGGAAGCCGTTGCCCAGCGTTCCGATGACGCCGCACTTTTCGCCGAGCCGTGCCAACGCAGCCGCCAGCCACTGGGTGACGGTCGTCTTGCCGTTGGTGCCGGTCACCCCGACGGTCCACAGCCTGTCGGAAGGGCGACCGTGGATCAGGTGCGCGAGATAACCTCCGACGCGGCGCAGTTCCGCGACGGGAATTGACGGGACCGGCAAGCCGTCCACGCGGAAACCGCCGCGGTCGTCCCACAGCACGGCGGCAGCGCCGCGTTCGACTGCGGCGCCGATGAATTTGCGTCCATCCGAGGCCAGCCCGGGCCACGCGGCGAAGACATCACCCCCGCTTACGCGGCGCGAATCGGCCGTGATGCTGGCCGGCACGACACCGGCCTCGTGAAGGCGTTCGAGGATCGCGGATGCGAGGTCGAGGCTCACATGTTCTCCCGCGAAGGCACGACAATCCCCTGCTTCTGCGCGAGTTGCAGCGGCACCAACGGGGCGTCGGGCGCCACGCCGAGCGCACGCAGCGCGCCTTCGGTAATCTGGGCAAACACCGGCGCCGCAACCGCACCGCCGTAATACTGTCCCGCAGACGGTTCGTCGATCATCACGGCAACGATAAGCCGGGGGTCGGAGACCGGGGCCAGTCCGACATAGGACGATACATATTTGTTCGTGTAGTGCGCCCCTTCCAGCTTGATCGCCGTACCGGTCTTGCCCGCCACGCGGTAGCCCGCGATCTGCGCCTTGGGCGCGGTGCCACCGGGAGCGGACGCCAGCTCGAGCATGCCGCGCATCTCGCGCGCCGTCGCGGCCGAGAAAATGCGCTTGCCACCAACCGGCGGCGCGTCGAGACGGGTCAGCGACAGGGGCACCAGCTCGCCATCGCGCGCGAACGCGAGATAGGCGTGCGCCATCTGGATGAGGCTCACGGAAACGCCGTGACCGTAAGACATCGTTGCCTGTTCGATCGGCTTCCACGTCTTCGCGGGACGCAGGCGCCCCCCGGCCTCGCCGGGGAAGCCGAGGTTCAGCGGCTTGCCGAAACCAAGATCGTCGTACAGCCGCCACATCTCGTCGGGCGAGAAATGCATCGCAACCTTGACGGTGCCGATGTTGGACGACTTCTGGATCACTTGGGCCACGGTCAGCGCGCCGTTGCGGTGCGAATCGGAAATCGTCGCGCGCCCGATCGTCATGCGGC
It contains:
- a CDS encoding UDP-N-acetylmuramoyl-L-alanyl-D-glutamate--2,6-diaminopimelate ligase; this translates as MSLDLASAILERLHEAGVVPASITADSRRVSGGDVFAAWPGLASDGRKFIGAAVERGAAAVLWDDRGGFRVDGLPVPSIPVAELRRVGGYLAHLIHGRPSDRLWTVGVTGTNGKTTVTQWLAAALARLGEKCGVIGTLGNGFPGQLVDTLNTTPDALEVHRVLRDFLSAGGSAATMEVSSIGLDQERVNAVAFDVAVFTNLTRDHLDYHGTMEAYGAAKARLFDQPGLGCAVVNLDDAFGLDQARRLAGAGLPVIGYTQSATATPVHGVRLLSAQDVRMSASGLRFAIAFEGVRRELDVRMVAPFNVSNLLAVAGALLARGLPLDEIVHAVAHLTPPQGRMQLVGGVAEPLIVVDYAHTPDALAKVLESVRATVATRGGRLVCVFGCGGDRDPGKRPLMGEVVRERADRVIVTSDNPRTEDPAKIIDAIMQGAGPQVERVIDRAQAIRIAVGEAGADDVVVLAGKGHEPYQEILGVRLPFSDVEQAQIALREWNRLKGAGAC